A genomic region of Aeropyrum pernix K1 contains the following coding sequences:
- a CDS encoding phosphoribosyltransferase family protein, translated as MKSSYSTNGGSGSTRKVRVRLLGGLRERAGRDSIEIEGRELSWKEVLKKAVEHVEALKEAIENDGSPKPGYLVFVDGVDYRLLPEDHEVVEEVVVLPVTHGGSKEVSGRRVELIHLSWRDIEDAVRDVADKIVGSGFEPDVIVGILRGGIVPALLLADALGVKNIGVMEIKLYTSVGVRKPRPFLRQPLVIEVKDRNVLVVDDVSDSGLTLQHAIEAVDLYLPAQVKTATLYIKPWTNLVPDYYSKSLDKWIVFPWERREVEEELKASGYNI; from the coding sequence ATGAAAAGCAGCTATTCGACTAACGGGGGTTCAGGCTCTACTAGGAAGGTTAGGGTCAGGCTGCTCGGAGGTCTTAGAGAGAGGGCGGGGAGAGACTCTATCGAGATTGAGGGTAGGGAGCTTAGCTGGAAGGAGGTGTTGAAAAAAGCTGTTGAACACGTTGAAGCGCTTAAGGAGGCTATTGAGAACGACGGAAGCCCAAAGCCGGGCTATCTAGTTTTCGTCGACGGTGTAGACTACCGCCTCCTGCCCGAGGATCACGAGGTTGTGGAAGAGGTTGTTGTGCTGCCTGTTACCCACGGGGGCTCTAAGGAGGTTAGCGGTAGGAGGGTCGAGCTTATCCACCTCAGCTGGAGGGATATAGAGGATGCCGTGAGAGATGTTGCAGACAAGATCGTTGGGAGCGGTTTTGAACCGGACGTCATTGTGGGTATACTAAGGGGCGGTATCGTCCCCGCACTACTCCTAGCCGATGCCCTAGGCGTCAAGAATATAGGAGTGATGGAGATTAAACTCTACACCTCCGTCGGCGTTAGGAAGCCGAGACCCTTCCTGAGACAGCCTCTAGTGATAGAGGTTAAAGACAGGAATGTCTTGGTAGTGGATGATGTAAGCGACTCAGGGCTGACTTTGCAGCATGCCATAGAGGCTGTGGACCTCTACCTACCAGCTCAGGTAAAGACTGCAACACTATATATAAAGCCCTGGACAAACCTAGTCCCGGACTACTATTCCAAGAGCCTGGATAAGTGGATCGTGTTCCCTTGGGAGAGGAGGGAGGTTGAGGAGGAGCTCAAGGCCTCGGGCTACAATATATGA
- a CDS encoding homoserine kinase, whose protein sequence is MACSRARARAYSSAANLGPGFDALAVALDAYYDEVEVRVCSGGNSVYVDEVEGKFSSGVLQGPNTAAEAVRGLLNMEGVEAEVGIRVYKGVPPGRGLGSSGASAAAAVAAVSHALALEVPVDRLVFYAGLGERAAAGQPHFDNAAASILGGLAVVASDAAGKLRVFRVPFKAWFAVVTPMNPVPQGKTGVMRKVLPENVSFRDAVRNFSRAAGIVAAAVNGDLKSMGALMMSDEIVEPRRRSYVPCYTQVRKAALQAGALGFSLSGAGPSMIALAPSSEAAREIAAAMEESCICCDNPMTVAAEPAPGASVVG, encoded by the coding sequence TTGGCCTGCTCTAGAGCCAGGGCTAGGGCCTATTCTTCCGCGGCTAACCTAGGCCCCGGCTTCGATGCTCTAGCCGTCGCCCTGGACGCTTACTACGATGAGGTGGAGGTGAGGGTCTGCAGCGGAGGCAACAGTGTTTATGTGGATGAGGTGGAGGGCAAGTTCTCGTCGGGCGTTCTTCAAGGGCCCAACACCGCCGCAGAGGCGGTGCGAGGGCTTCTTAACATGGAGGGGGTGGAAGCTGAAGTCGGGATTAGGGTTTACAAGGGGGTCCCCCCAGGGAGGGGTTTGGGTAGCAGTGGCGCTTCGGCGGCTGCTGCAGTAGCAGCAGTATCACATGCTCTAGCCCTGGAGGTGCCTGTGGATAGGCTGGTGTTCTATGCAGGCCTGGGCGAGAGGGCCGCGGCTGGGCAGCCCCACTTCGACAATGCCGCGGCAAGTATACTCGGTGGCCTGGCTGTAGTCGCCAGCGACGCCGCGGGCAAGCTGCGGGTGTTCAGGGTGCCTTTCAAGGCTTGGTTCGCCGTTGTGACGCCCATGAATCCGGTGCCCCAGGGCAAGACTGGCGTTATGCGTAAAGTACTCCCGGAGAACGTTAGCTTCAGAGACGCTGTGAGAAACTTCTCCAGAGCCGCTGGTATCGTAGCGGCAGCTGTCAACGGCGACCTCAAGTCCATGGGGGCTCTTATGATGTCCGACGAGATAGTCGAGCCTCGCAGGAGGAGTTACGTACCGTGCTATACCCAGGTGAGGAAAGCAGCCCTGCAAGCAGGGGCTCTAGGGTTCTCCCTCAGCGGTGCAGGACCTTCCATGATAGCCCTTGCTCCTAGCAGCGAGGCTGCCAGGGAGATAGCAGCTGCTATGGAGGAGTCATGCATATGCTGCGACAATCCGATGACCGTTGCGGCTGAGCCTGCTCCGGGAGCCTCGGTAGTGGGGTGA
- a CDS encoding glycosyltransferase family 4 protein yields MGGLRRVEDLDSDPPPRGSRIVMVMDFHPSSVGGVQSHVRDLTRLLQDFGYDVVIVSRALGKGDVKDLEAEGHYIVKPLFPLEIIFVPPDPSDLRREIESLKPDVVHSHHIYTLTSLLALKAARDLGLPRIATNHSIFLAYDKVALWRIASIVLPTRYLLPNAQAVISVSTAADKMVEGIVGDSVDRYIIPNGVDVERFKPSTPKADYPLVLFLGRLVWRKGAHVLVRAFRHVVDEIRDAKLYIGGKGEFEPIIKLLIARYGLENNVKMLGVVPESEKPSLYSSAWVTAVPSIVNESFGIVALESLSSGTPVVASRQGGLKDVVKHGKTGLLVKPGSSKELAKALITLLQDSGLRKRMSEEARKIVLERYDWRKVVPQILKVYGHYMEARG; encoded by the coding sequence TTGGGCGGCCTCAGAAGGGTGGAAGACCTGGACAGCGATCCTCCCCCCAGGGGGTCCAGGATAGTCATGGTTATGGACTTCCACCCCAGCTCTGTGGGAGGGGTGCAGTCGCACGTTAGAGACTTAACACGTCTTCTCCAGGATTTCGGCTATGATGTTGTCATAGTGTCCAGAGCGCTGGGAAAGGGTGATGTAAAGGATCTGGAAGCCGAGGGCCACTACATAGTTAAGCCTCTCTTCCCCCTGGAGATAATCTTCGTCCCACCCGATCCTTCCGACCTGAGGAGGGAGATCGAATCGCTGAAGCCCGATGTGGTCCATTCACACCACATCTACACTCTAACAAGCCTTCTAGCCCTCAAGGCGGCCCGGGATCTAGGCCTGCCCAGGATAGCCACGAACCACTCCATATTCCTAGCTTACGATAAGGTCGCACTTTGGAGGATAGCCTCTATAGTATTGCCCACTAGATACCTCCTGCCTAATGCGCAGGCTGTGATAAGTGTTAGCACCGCGGCAGACAAGATGGTGGAGGGTATAGTCGGAGATAGCGTGGACCGCTATATAATACCTAACGGTGTCGACGTTGAAAGGTTTAAGCCTTCGACGCCTAAGGCAGACTACCCCCTGGTGCTATTCCTCGGCAGGCTTGTCTGGAGGAAGGGGGCGCACGTTCTAGTGAGGGCCTTCAGGCACGTCGTAGACGAGATTAGAGACGCCAAGCTCTACATAGGCGGTAAGGGGGAGTTCGAGCCCATAATAAAACTATTGATAGCACGCTACGGCCTGGAAAACAACGTTAAGATGCTGGGTGTTGTGCCGGAGTCGGAGAAGCCGAGCCTCTACTCGTCAGCCTGGGTAACTGCAGTACCTAGCATTGTAAACGAGAGCTTCGGCATAGTGGCACTAGAATCCCTCTCCTCCGGGACCCCGGTGGTAGCCTCCAGGCAGGGAGGCCTTAAAGATGTGGTCAAGCACGGCAAGACCGGGCTACTAGTCAAGCCAGGCTCATCGAAGGAGCTGGCGAAAGCCCTCATAACACTACTCCAGGACAGCGGGCTTAGAAAGAGGATGAGCGAGGAGGCTAGGAAAATCGTCCTAGAGCGCTACGACTGGAGAAAAGTGGTGCCCCAGATACTAAAGGTGTATGGCCACTATATGGAGGCAAGAGGTTGA
- a CDS encoding 30S ribosomal protein S17e: MGKVRIRLVKRTARKLLEKYPDLFTGDFEHNKRVVSQLIEYRSKKLRNQIAGYITHLVNMASKRKKAEEASARI; encoded by the coding sequence ATGGGTAAAGTCAGGATAAGGCTCGTTAAGAGAACGGCGAGAAAGCTTCTCGAGAAATATCCAGACTTGTTCACAGGCGACTTTGAGCATAATAAAAGAGTCGTGTCACAGCTCATAGAGTATAGAAGTAAGAAGCTTAGAAACCAAATAGCAGGCTATATAACACACCTCGTCAACATGGCTTCTAAGAGGAAGAAGGCCGAGGAGGCGTCGGCTAGGATATAA
- a CDS encoding FAD-dependent thymidylate synthase, which produces MSLAASLEKAGLGISVRLLEYTGDGERIVAVASKVSLSRSPAERLLAIGEDEVETWILETFRRQHFSPWEHSVYTFMVEGLSRVASHQLVRHRVASYTQLSHRYSEGYLREAALKACESIGLDCPSKPAETEGGRKAAYRLYSQALERAARDFGASERFAIAAKAFVIPPTILARGDGGDGVVEAYLRSAAIYYSLLSRGARREDARYILPDALRTRIVVTMNARELIQVFFPLRMCTRAQWEIRHIAWLLWRELSRVHPRLFRWAGPSCVLRENTLRTTPASLYSYLEGVERFTQPRCPELVENKAIPGCLRQAASVAPPGDGEYE; this is translated from the coding sequence GTGTCCTTGGCAGCGTCCCTGGAAAAAGCTGGCCTCGGCATCTCGGTCAGGCTACTCGAGTATACTGGTGATGGAGAGCGTATTGTCGCTGTTGCTAGTAAGGTAAGCCTCTCCCGCAGCCCGGCGGAGAGGCTGCTGGCCATAGGGGAAGATGAAGTTGAGACTTGGATACTCGAGACGTTTAGAAGGCAGCATTTCAGCCCCTGGGAGCACAGCGTCTACACATTCATGGTTGAGGGTCTCTCGAGGGTGGCTAGCCACCAGCTAGTTAGACATAGGGTTGCTAGCTACACACAACTAAGCCATAGGTATAGCGAGGGCTACCTCAGGGAGGCCGCCCTCAAGGCCTGCGAATCCATCGGCCTAGACTGTCCATCGAAACCGGCTGAGACGGAGGGCGGGCGGAAAGCCGCATACAGGCTGTACTCTCAGGCTCTGGAGAGAGCTGCTCGAGATTTCGGGGCTAGCGAGAGGTTTGCTATAGCGGCGAAGGCCTTCGTAATACCGCCTACCATTCTGGCGAGGGGTGATGGCGGTGATGGTGTCGTGGAGGCGTATCTACGGTCTGCAGCGATATACTATAGCCTACTCTCCCGGGGGGCTAGGCGTGAGGATGCGCGGTATATCCTGCCCGATGCGCTGAGAACCAGAATCGTTGTTACTATGAATGCACGGGAGCTTATACAGGTCTTCTTCCCCCTGAGGATGTGCACTAGAGCCCAGTGGGAGATACGCCACATAGCCTGGCTGCTATGGCGAGAGCTATCCAGGGTTCATCCAAGGCTGTTCAGGTGGGCCGGGCCCAGCTGTGTGTTAAGGGAGAACACCCTTAGGACGACGCCCGCCAGCTTATACAGCTACCTGGAGGGCGTAGAGCGGTTTACACAGCCCCGCTGCCCTGAGCTTGTTGAGAACAAGGCTATACCGGGATGCCTCAGGCAGGCGGCATCGGTGGCGCCCCCCGGAGACGGGGAGTACGAATAA
- a CDS encoding aminotransferase class I/II-fold pyridoxal phosphate-dependent enzyme, giving the protein MGWVTRWVRGGWRPSKDPVREPVVPPVNVSAIYVHPPGSFEREYPRVGDLKYGRENNPTVLGLEEALTSLEEARWTLAFNSGMAALSTLVLHEVSRGAKKVLLERLTYGSTRSLLEMLSSITGIEVRLAGPPWEDLLDLVCWADLIIVESMANPTLRVPPLSGIYREAGSCGVRVVVDNTFATPIAYRPLERGAHYSLESLTKYIAGHNDVVGGSLSGRVEEDLEPLWNMRKILGTIMQPIDAYLAWRGMKTLKARFEAQSRAAVEVAEWLESHRKVKKVYYPGLSSHPDHELARRELNGLYGAVVSFEIEGGREEVFKLLSRLKLVTPSPSFGGVETIISYPAISSHSNLDPLERSELGVTDGLLRLSVGLEDVSDIIDDLSQALSAI; this is encoded by the coding sequence GTGGGCTGGGTTACGAGATGGGTTAGAGGGGGCTGGAGACCCTCCAAGGACCCGGTTAGAGAGCCAGTGGTGCCCCCCGTAAACGTGTCGGCAATCTATGTACACCCCCCGGGCAGCTTCGAGCGTGAGTACCCTAGGGTAGGCGACCTAAAGTACGGGCGGGAGAACAATCCCACTGTTCTGGGGTTAGAGGAGGCGCTGACAAGCCTGGAGGAGGCTAGGTGGACACTCGCTTTCAACAGCGGAATGGCGGCGCTCTCGACGCTAGTGCTCCACGAGGTGTCACGGGGGGCTAAAAAGGTTCTTCTTGAAAGGCTTACATACGGGTCTACAAGGAGTCTTCTCGAAATGCTGTCATCAATAACCGGGATTGAAGTTAGGCTTGCAGGACCTCCCTGGGAGGATCTCCTCGATCTTGTCTGCTGGGCTGATCTAATAATAGTTGAGTCGATGGCCAACCCGACGCTGAGGGTACCGCCGCTTAGCGGTATCTACAGGGAGGCTGGGAGTTGTGGTGTCAGGGTTGTGGTCGACAACACCTTTGCAACGCCTATTGCATACAGACCGCTGGAGAGGGGTGCACATTATTCCCTGGAAAGTCTAACCAAATACATAGCCGGGCATAACGACGTCGTCGGCGGCTCCCTCTCAGGCCGTGTAGAGGAAGATCTAGAGCCTCTGTGGAACATGAGGAAGATCCTGGGAACTATAATGCAGCCCATAGACGCCTATCTAGCATGGCGCGGTATGAAGACGCTCAAGGCTAGATTCGAAGCCCAGTCTAGAGCAGCGGTAGAAGTGGCGGAATGGCTGGAGAGCCATAGAAAGGTTAAGAAGGTCTATTATCCGGGACTCTCCAGCCATCCAGACCACGAGCTAGCGAGGAGGGAGCTGAACGGTCTCTACGGAGCCGTCGTAAGCTTCGAGATAGAAGGCGGCAGGGAGGAGGTGTTTAAACTGCTTTCTAGGCTGAAGCTGGTAACGCCGAGCCCCAGCTTCGGAGGAGTGGAGACGATAATATCCTACCCAGCCATATCCAGCCACAGCAACCTAGACCCTCTGGAGAGGAGTGAGCTAGGCGTAACTGACGGTCTCCTGAGGCTAAGCGTCGGCCTTGAAGATGTGTCTGACATTATTGACGATCTATCGCAAGCTCTCTCGGCAATATAG